One genomic region from Natrinema caseinilyticum encodes:
- a CDS encoding CAP domain-containing protein: protein MKRTRRGILYTTTGVTGYAALAAGVSAEGQPLDSPGRFCPRTDRDAPTAPDDRATEPRSRGPVAEIGASETTVEAGTEVTFDATGTTGDIEVYAWEFGDGTDPMSTSDDRVAHTYAEPGEYTAVLAVRDANGEYDKDSISLTVSDVTETDTPVSNDSTYRGKVEAAIHDEVNAVRAEEGLNQLAFDERVATVARGHSRDMAENDFFSHVTPDGETVRDRFEEEGLVCRSMAENILYQPAADDPVTAAKACVESWMGSSGHRRNILDERWDSEGLGVVVDESGRLYATQNFDLGC, encoded by the coding sequence ATGAAACGAACCCGACGCGGAATACTCTATACTACAACAGGAGTCACCGGATACGCTGCGCTCGCGGCTGGTGTCTCAGCAGAAGGACAACCGCTCGACAGCCCGGGTCGCTTCTGTCCACGAACCGATCGCGACGCACCAACCGCCCCCGACGACCGTGCGACGGAGCCCCGATCGCGGGGACCCGTCGCGGAGATCGGCGCGAGCGAAACGACCGTCGAAGCCGGCACCGAAGTCACGTTCGACGCGACCGGTACCACGGGCGACATCGAGGTGTATGCGTGGGAGTTCGGCGACGGGACCGATCCGATGTCGACGTCGGACGACCGCGTCGCTCACACGTACGCGGAGCCGGGAGAGTACACTGCCGTGCTCGCCGTTCGTGACGCGAACGGTGAGTACGACAAGGATTCGATTTCGCTCACCGTCTCCGACGTCACCGAAACGGACACGCCCGTCTCGAACGACTCGACGTATCGTGGGAAGGTCGAGGCCGCGATCCACGACGAGGTGAACGCGGTCCGAGCCGAGGAAGGTCTGAATCAGCTCGCGTTCGACGAGCGAGTCGCCACGGTTGCGCGCGGCCATAGCAGGGATATGGCCGAGAACGACTTCTTCAGCCACGTGACGCCCGACGGCGAAACCGTCCGTGACAGATTCGAAGAAGAAGGACTCGTCTGCCGGTCCATGGCCGAAAACATCCTCTATCAGCCCGCCGCCGACGACCCGGTGACGGCGGCGAAAGCGTGCGTCGAGAGCTGGATGGGAAGCAGCGGACACCGTCGAAACATTCTCGACGAGCGATGGGACAGCGAAGGTCTCGGTGTCGTCGTCGACGAGTCCGGTCGGCTCTACGCGACGCAGAACTTCGACCTCGGGTGCTAA
- a CDS encoding WD40/YVTN/BNR-like repeat-containing protein, which translates to MTAVIVALRDRLLVCTDDGTEPEEWTTRTTLEGGALECVAARPDAPNRVFVGTVENGLLRSSDGGETFERLDPAFDPMDSPSAPMAGETAGDSGREDDAVMSVAISPHDSRVVYAGTEPSRIYRSSDAGDSWSRLEGLTDLPSADEWFFPPRPYTHHVRWLAVDPFDPERLYVGIEAGAFVYTPDGGETWRERPPGSRRDNHSLAIHPRKAGRVYAAAGDGYAESDDGGRSWRRPQDGLEHRYCWSVAPDPRDPARVLLSSARGPRTAHTASRADSAVYRKRGDSWERLEDRGLPTGEGVVRTVFATTGEPDVVYAVNNRGVFRTRDFGDSWSRLGIDWGRELEGQTPRGLTVV; encoded by the coding sequence ATGACTGCCGTAATCGTTGCGCTTCGTGACCGACTTCTCGTCTGTACCGACGACGGAACCGAACCCGAGGAGTGGACGACCAGAACCACACTCGAGGGAGGCGCCCTCGAGTGTGTCGCCGCTCGCCCCGACGCACCGAACCGAGTCTTCGTCGGGACCGTCGAGAACGGCCTCCTTCGAAGTAGCGACGGCGGCGAGACGTTCGAGCGTCTCGATCCGGCGTTCGACCCGATGGACTCCCCTTCCGCTCCGATGGCCGGGGAAACCGCGGGCGATTCCGGGCGCGAGGACGATGCCGTGATGTCGGTGGCCATCAGCCCGCACGACTCGCGGGTCGTTTACGCCGGGACCGAACCCAGTCGGATCTACAGATCGAGCGACGCCGGCGATTCCTGGTCTCGGCTCGAGGGACTGACCGACCTCCCGTCGGCCGACGAGTGGTTCTTCCCGCCGCGGCCGTACACGCATCACGTTCGCTGGCTGGCGGTCGATCCGTTCGATCCGGAGCGACTCTACGTCGGGATCGAAGCCGGTGCGTTCGTCTACACGCCCGACGGTGGCGAGACCTGGCGCGAGCGGCCCCCGGGTTCCCGTCGGGACAATCACTCCCTCGCGATTCACCCGAGGAAGGCGGGTCGAGTCTACGCCGCGGCCGGCGACGGCTACGCCGAGAGCGACGACGGCGGTCGGTCGTGGCGACGGCCGCAGGACGGCCTCGAGCACCGGTACTGCTGGTCGGTCGCTCCCGACCCCAGAGATCCGGCCCGCGTCTTGCTCTCGAGCGCGCGCGGTCCGCGGACGGCTCATACCGCGAGCAGGGCAGACTCGGCCGTGTATCGGAAACGCGGCGATTCGTGGGAACGGCTCGAAGACCGTGGTCTCCCGACCGGAGAGGGTGTCGTCCGTACCGTATTCGCGACCACCGGTGAGCCGGACGTCGTCTACGCCGTCAACAACCGCGGGGTGTTCCGCACCCGTGATTTCGGCGACTCGTGGAGTCGCCTGGGTATCGACTGGGGACGTGAACTCGAGGGTCAGACGCCGCGCGGGCTGACGGTCGTGTGA
- a CDS encoding Lrp/AsnC family transcriptional regulator, with translation MDLDETNKAVLYLLQRDARRLTTREMADRIGVSASTVRNRIEQLEAEGIISGYHPVVDYDKAGLQLHVLFICTAPNPRREQLAVAARDVSGVVTIQEVLNGKENVQVEAVGTETDDIARISDELCDLGLEIVNSKILKSSHKQPFDHFGKHVLDDETDE, from the coding sequence ATGGATTTAGACGAGACGAACAAAGCCGTCCTGTATCTCCTCCAGCGAGATGCGCGGCGACTTACTACCAGAGAGATGGCCGACAGAATTGGGGTGTCGGCCAGTACGGTGCGAAACCGAATCGAACAACTCGAAGCGGAGGGAATCATCTCCGGATATCACCCGGTCGTCGATTACGACAAGGCCGGACTACAACTACACGTCCTCTTTATCTGTACGGCACCGAATCCGCGACGCGAGCAGCTGGCGGTGGCGGCACGCGACGTCAGTGGCGTCGTTACGATCCAGGAGGTCCTCAACGGGAAAGAGAACGTTCAGGTCGAGGCCGTCGGAACGGAGACGGACGACATCGCCCGAATCAGCGACGAACTCTGCGATCTCGGGCTCGAGATCGTCAACTCGAAGATACTCAAAAGTTCACACAAGCAGCCGTTCGACCACTTCGGAAAACACGTTCTCGACGACGAAACCGATGAGTGA
- a CDS encoding HalOD1 output domain-containing protein, protein MSERVGPIEFDVETNTYRVRYDPQTIAPSVAVISALAEITASDTTDLPPLYRAIDPRGLDRLVGTPRHGADAREVRVSFQYQRWSISVSRTGHIEIRATDRTA, encoded by the coding sequence ATGAGTGAGCGAGTTGGACCGATCGAATTCGACGTCGAGACGAACACCTATCGCGTTCGATACGATCCGCAGACGATTGCGCCGAGCGTAGCCGTGATCTCCGCGCTCGCGGAGATCACCGCGAGTGACACGACCGACCTTCCCCCGCTTTATCGGGCGATCGACCCGCGGGGACTCGACCGTCTCGTCGGGACCCCACGGCACGGCGCAGATGCTCGAGAGGTCCGGGTCAGCTTTCAGTATCAGCGATGGTCGATATCCGTCTCTCGTACCGGCCACATAGAGATCCGAGCGACCGACCGAACCGCCTGA
- a CDS encoding type IV pilin yields the protein MDGKSIRQKPGGTADERAVSPVVGVILMIAITVILAAVIAAFVIDMGSDQSAPAQAGVTVNQTATPHEVTITQLGANTETVHCSSGGGSAGAVGETFTCADGENIVAVTGDGTETVVRTGI from the coding sequence ATGGATGGAAAATCGATCCGACAGAAACCGGGAGGAACAGCCGACGAGCGCGCCGTCTCACCCGTCGTGGGTGTCATCCTGATGATCGCGATTACAGTGATTCTCGCCGCCGTGATTGCGGCGTTCGTGATAGACATGGGAAGCGACCAGAGCGCGCCTGCCCAGGCCGGAGTCACGGTCAATCAGACCGCTACTCCCCACGAAGTGACGATTACGCAGCTCGGAGCGAATACCGAGACGGTACACTGCTCGAGCGGTGGTGGGTCGGCGGGAGCTGTCGGCGAAACGTTCACCTGTGCAGACGGTGAGAATATCGTCGCCGTCACCGGCGACGGCACGGAAACAGTCGTTCGGACGGGTATTTGA
- a CDS encoding bacteriophage holin, whose amino-acid sequence MSEETAHPTVESISQPREATQPAANREPARLDPDAFGLACGLFWAGAVALLGLTARFGWGERWEQLLADMYRGFSETLSGLLIGAAWAFVDAFTSGYVFAWSYNRLLETRR is encoded by the coding sequence ATGAGCGAAGAAACAGCACATCCGACGGTAGAATCGATTTCCCAACCGAGAGAAGCCACGCAACCCGCAGCGAACCGGGAACCGGCTCGACTCGACCCGGACGCGTTCGGACTGGCGTGTGGACTGTTCTGGGCCGGCGCAGTCGCACTGCTCGGTCTTACGGCTCGATTCGGCTGGGGCGAGCGATGGGAACAGCTCCTCGCCGACATGTATCGCGGGTTCAGCGAAACGCTATCCGGACTCCTCATCGGGGCCGCCTGGGCGTTCGTCGACGCGTTTACCAGCGGATACGTCTTCGCCTGGTCGTACAATCGCCTCCTCGAGACCCGGCGATGA
- a CDS encoding class I SAM-dependent methyltransferase, with protein sequence MADPDGESTNEWESDKYDEGHSFVFEYGEGVVDLLEPERGERILDLGCGTGHLTARISDSGATAVGLDASDEMISKARDTYPECEFVCADARDFSFDEPFDAVFSNAALHWIPDQDAVLESVADALDPGGRFVAELGGAGNVAAIVDAVRVEAAERGYDVDAPWYFPSIGDYASKLESHGLETRSATLFDRPTELENGTNGLADWLEMFGDSLLAPIPDDEQPSVISGVEDRLREDLFQKGTWTADYRRLRVVAAMYSSR encoded by the coding sequence ATGGCCGACCCGGACGGGGAGTCGACTAACGAGTGGGAGTCGGATAAGTACGACGAGGGCCACTCCTTCGTCTTCGAGTACGGCGAAGGCGTCGTGGATCTTCTCGAGCCGGAACGGGGGGAACGGATCCTCGACCTCGGGTGTGGAACCGGCCACCTCACGGCGCGGATCTCCGATTCGGGAGCGACTGCGGTCGGTCTCGACGCCTCGGACGAGATGATTTCGAAGGCTCGCGATACCTACCCCGAGTGCGAATTCGTTTGCGCGGACGCCCGCGACTTCTCGTTCGACGAGCCGTTCGACGCGGTGTTCTCCAATGCCGCACTTCACTGGATTCCGGACCAGGACGCCGTTCTCGAGTCGGTCGCCGACGCGCTCGATCCCGGTGGCCGGTTCGTCGCCGAACTCGGCGGGGCGGGTAACGTCGCGGCGATCGTCGACGCAGTCCGTGTCGAAGCAGCGGAACGCGGCTACGACGTCGATGCCCCGTGGTACTTCCCGAGCATCGGCGACTACGCCTCGAAACTGGAATCGCACGGGCTCGAGACGCGATCCGCGACGCTCTTCGACCGACCGACCGAACTCGAGAACGGGACGAACGGACTCGCGGACTGGCTCGAGATGTTCGGCGACAGTCTCCTCGCGCCGATCCCCGACGACGAACAGCCGTCGGTGATCTCGGGGGTCGAGGACCGCCTCCGCGAGGACCTGTTTCAGAAAGGGACGTGGACCGCGGATTATCGACGACTTCGCGTCGTCGCCGCGATGTATAGTAGTCGTTGA
- a CDS encoding asparagine synthase-related protein gives MRGILAGEAENVNHDHLTEFASEPWYESTILESDKFSAIHVHHGDRAPTSHRAIETGSIRYLRHGVIRQSPYDSEEELATELLESPETVLPQLDGSFLLCAFDDEDLVVGTDRLASKRLYSSSDPVIVSSSLAALTSHLTDPEIDPRTVGDLLTFGYAWNDHSLVKGVDTAPIASYIQASDPVPHRYTSYVSSVHAGSNSYVSRVRAEYRDAVRSCTESADRDDRIGTWLSGGLDSRLAVKELSDAAENIRTITYDGNPADGTNLEPAKEIAATLGISHEIGEFTPNGTAEYLDKAALLTDGMKTWRYIHGVDFIFGELSDHVDVMLDISGQGEVFGDDIFTETLKQPNKAALVNALYDDLATFDASEVLTAPYSGRQTTAKAVDGATGNTVYETGSDVLYANYFRNHYRGDLVGSQVDTRAPLTSRTLLEHTAALPPKLRQHHFPMTGGKIPQAVAPLKLKLAQQMNSLDDVTYERTNLSPKWPQPIQLLGAAYVKVAHDRYGMKANWYRSHTTLRRTVDDRLETMTDLDFIDANAVTQLQDDVLSGDDSALHPIAVLSSIGSWRQQVF, from the coding sequence ATGCGTGGAATACTCGCTGGGGAAGCAGAAAACGTTAATCACGACCATCTCACAGAATTTGCTTCCGAGCCGTGGTACGAATCTACTATACTGGAGTCTGACAAATTCAGCGCCATTCACGTCCATCACGGCGATCGAGCACCGACCTCTCATCGAGCAATCGAAACGGGATCGATTCGGTATCTACGCCACGGGGTTATCCGTCAGTCCCCCTACGATTCCGAAGAAGAACTGGCAACTGAACTGCTCGAAAGCCCCGAGACGGTATTGCCACAGCTCGATGGCTCCTTTCTGCTCTGTGCCTTCGATGACGAGGATCTGGTCGTTGGCACCGATCGCCTCGCCTCGAAACGACTGTATTCGTCATCGGATCCCGTTATCGTCAGTTCGTCACTTGCAGCACTCACTAGCCACCTGACCGACCCGGAGATCGACCCCCGGACAGTCGGTGACCTCCTGACGTTCGGCTACGCCTGGAACGACCACTCGCTCGTAAAGGGCGTAGATACAGCACCGATAGCGAGCTACATCCAGGCGTCCGACCCTGTTCCACACCGATATACCTCCTACGTTTCGTCGGTGCACGCCGGTTCGAACTCGTACGTTAGTCGAGTGAGAGCAGAATACCGGGACGCTGTTAGATCGTGTACCGAGAGTGCGGATCGAGACGATCGTATCGGAACGTGGCTTTCCGGAGGTCTCGACAGTCGACTCGCAGTGAAGGAACTGAGCGATGCAGCAGAAAACATTCGAACCATTACGTATGATGGGAATCCGGCGGACGGAACGAATCTCGAACCCGCAAAGGAGATCGCGGCTACATTAGGTATCAGCCACGAAATCGGTGAGTTCACTCCGAATGGGACGGCCGAATATCTCGACAAAGCCGCACTGCTTACGGACGGAATGAAGACGTGGCGGTACATTCACGGTGTCGATTTCATCTTTGGCGAACTCTCGGACCACGTTGATGTCATGCTGGATATCTCGGGCCAGGGAGAGGTGTTCGGCGATGATATCTTTACCGAGACACTCAAACAACCGAACAAAGCGGCCTTGGTCAACGCGCTCTACGACGATTTAGCTACTTTCGACGCAAGTGAGGTGCTTACGGCGCCATACTCCGGCCGTCAGACGACCGCGAAGGCGGTCGATGGCGCGACTGGCAACACGGTCTACGAAACCGGCTCAGATGTCCTCTACGCGAATTATTTCCGCAATCACTACCGAGGGGATCTCGTCGGCTCTCAGGTCGATACTCGAGCGCCGCTGACGAGTCGCACGCTTCTAGAACACACCGCAGCTCTCCCGCCGAAGCTCCGTCAACACCACTTCCCCATGACTGGTGGAAAAATTCCGCAGGCAGTCGCGCCACTGAAACTCAAACTCGCCCAACAAATGAACTCGCTCGACGACGTAACATACGAGCGAACGAACCTCTCGCCGAAGTGGCCCCAACCGATACAGCTTCTCGGCGCCGCATACGTTAAAGTCGCACACGATAGGTACGGAATGAAAGCAAACTGGTATCGCTCTCACACCACTCTCCGGCGGACGGTCGACGACCGCCTGGAAACCATGACCGATCTCGACTTCATCGATGCGAACGCGGTAACGCAACTACAGGACGACGTGCTATCCGGCGACGACAGCGCGCTCCACCCGATCGCCGTCCTGTCGTCCATCGGAAGCTGGCGCCAGCAGGTATTCTGA
- a CDS encoding rhomboid family intramembrane serine protease, which produces MARRSRSRSQSDTYLRSDSGRTDGSEPGTGSPILELLVVFVLVFVVQGLTYFAGVMAGLFVLTPPLATNPWTIVTSVYAHNGVSHLVSNSVALIVFGWPVARATTRLRFHAFFVATGAIAGVSQIVVTGLFVPNPGVLGASGAVFALLGYLIASNRLSSGLASFVGVPRWASILTFVVLAIAVTFATASPGVALIAHFTGLLVGLFAGRAGVLAVSARGSSDRVSG; this is translated from the coding sequence ATGGCGCGGCGCTCGCGGTCACGGTCACAGTCGGACACCTACCTGCGGTCCGATTCGGGGCGAACCGACGGCTCGGAGCCCGGGACGGGCAGCCCGATCCTCGAGTTGCTCGTCGTCTTCGTCCTCGTCTTCGTCGTCCAGGGTCTCACCTATTTTGCGGGCGTGATGGCCGGACTGTTCGTCCTCACACCGCCGTTGGCGACCAACCCGTGGACGATCGTGACGAGCGTCTACGCACACAATGGGGTCAGCCACCTCGTCTCGAACAGCGTCGCCCTCATCGTCTTCGGGTGGCCCGTGGCTCGAGCGACGACGCGGCTCCGCTTTCACGCCTTCTTCGTCGCGACGGGGGCGATCGCGGGCGTCTCCCAGATCGTCGTCACCGGACTGTTCGTCCCGAACCCGGGAGTTCTCGGTGCCAGCGGCGCCGTCTTCGCTCTCCTCGGCTATCTCATCGCCTCCAACCGGCTCTCGTCCGGCCTCGCTTCGTTCGTCGGCGTCCCGCGCTGGGCGTCGATCCTGACGTTCGTCGTCCTCGCAATCGCTGTTACGTTCGCGACCGCCTCGCCGGGTGTCGCCCTGATCGCCCACTTCACGGGCTTGCTCGTCGGACTGTTCGCCGGCCGCGCCGGCGTCCTCGCCGTCTCCGCCCGCGGTTCCAGCGATCGGGTTTCGGGCTGA
- the rpsJ gene encoding 30S ribosomal protein S10 — protein sequence MQQARVRLAGTSPDDLDDICDDVREIANNTGVNLSGPIPLPTKTLEVPTRKSPDGEGTATWEHWEMRVHKRLIDLDADERALRQLMRIQVPNDVSIEIVLED from the coding sequence ATGCAGCAAGCACGCGTTCGACTCGCGGGCACCAGTCCCGACGACCTGGACGACATCTGTGACGACGTCCGCGAGATCGCGAACAACACCGGCGTCAACCTGAGCGGTCCGATCCCGCTGCCGACGAAGACCCTCGAGGTGCCGACCCGGAAATCGCCCGACGGCGAGGGCACCGCCACGTGGGAGCACTGGGAGATGCGCGTCCACAAGCGCCTGATCGATCTGGACGCCGACGAACGCGCACTCCGACAGCTCATGCGCATTCAGGTGCCCAACGACGTTTCGATCGAGATCGTCCTCGAAGACTGA
- the tuf gene encoding translation elongation factor EF-1 subunit alpha, which yields MSERHQNLAIIGHVDHGKSTLVGRLLYETGSVPEHVIEQHREEAEEKGKGGFEFAYVMDNLAEERERGVTIDIAHQEFSTDEYDFTIVDCPGHRDFVKNMITGASQADNAVLVVAADDGVAPQTQEHVFLARTLGIDELIIGINKMDVVDYEESTYDEVVTEVEQLLKQVQFNTDDASFIPISAFEGDNIAERSDNTSWYDGEILLEALNDLPEPEPPTDAPLRLPIQDVYTISGIGTVPVGRIETGVMNTGDNVSFQPSDVGGEVKTIEMHHEEVPKAEPGDNVGFNVRGIGKDDIRRGDVCGPADDPPSVAETFQAQIVVMQHPSVITAGYTPVFHAHTAQVACTIESIDKKMDPSSGEVAEENPDFIQSGDAAVVTIRPQKPLSIEPSSEIPELGSFAIRDMGQTIAAGKVLDVNEK from the coding sequence ATGAGCGAACGACACCAGAACCTGGCCATCATCGGTCACGTTGACCACGGGAAGAGCACGCTCGTGGGACGACTCCTCTACGAGACAGGGAGCGTACCCGAGCACGTCATCGAACAGCACCGCGAGGAAGCCGAGGAGAAAGGCAAAGGCGGCTTCGAGTTCGCCTACGTCATGGACAACCTCGCCGAAGAGCGCGAACGCGGTGTGACCATCGACATCGCCCACCAGGAGTTCTCGACCGACGAGTACGACTTCACGATCGTCGACTGTCCCGGTCACCGCGACTTCGTCAAGAACATGATTACGGGCGCATCCCAGGCGGACAACGCCGTCCTCGTCGTCGCCGCCGACGACGGTGTCGCGCCCCAGACCCAGGAGCACGTCTTCCTGGCTCGCACCCTCGGTATCGACGAACTCATCATCGGCATCAACAAGATGGACGTCGTCGACTACGAGGAGTCGACGTACGACGAGGTCGTCACCGAAGTCGAGCAACTGCTCAAGCAGGTCCAGTTCAACACCGACGACGCGTCGTTCATCCCGATCTCGGCGTTCGAGGGCGACAACATCGCCGAGCGGTCGGACAACACGTCCTGGTACGACGGCGAAATCCTGCTCGAGGCCCTGAACGACCTGCCGGAGCCGGAGCCGCCGACGGACGCGCCGCTCCGACTCCCGATTCAGGACGTCTACACGATTTCGGGTATCGGTACCGTCCCCGTCGGACGTATCGAGACCGGTGTCATGAACACGGGCGACAACGTCTCCTTCCAGCCCAGCGACGTGGGCGGCGAGGTCAAGACGATCGAGATGCACCACGAAGAGGTGCCCAAAGCCGAGCCCGGTGACAACGTCGGATTCAACGTCCGCGGCATCGGCAAAGACGACATCCGCCGCGGTGACGTCTGTGGCCCCGCCGACGACCCGCCGAGCGTCGCCGAGACGTTCCAGGCCCAGATCGTCGTCATGCAGCACCCGTCCGTGATCACCGCCGGCTACACGCCGGTCTTCCACGCCCACACGGCGCAGGTCGCCTGTACGATCGAGTCCATCGACAAGAAGATGGACCCCTCGAGCGGCGAGGTCGCCGAGGAGAACCCCGACTTCATCCAGTCGGGCGACGCTGCTGTGGTCACCATCCGACCGCAAAAGCCCCTCAGCATCGAGCCGTCCAGCGAGATTCCCGAACTCGGGAGCTTCGCAATCCGCGACATGGGTCAGACCATCGCCGCCGGCAAGGTCCTCGACGTCAACGAGAAATAA
- a CDS encoding homoserine dehydrogenase — translation MRLAILGAGDVGRSVADLAGEYGHEVVAIADSTDAATDPNGIAVADVLERKVGGEALGTRDPGAVFETDYDVLVEATPTTLDDAEPGFSHVRRALEDDRHVVLANKGPVAERYAELRALESESAGSIRFEATVGGAIPILSTIEDCTPQAVTAVRGVLNGTANFILTRMAAEGLDYEHVLAEAQDLGVAEADPTFDVDGTDAALKFVILANVLADGGFALDDATVEGIQTIPGSALDLAAEDGRTIRLIGEATRDGVRVGPRLVAENGALAVSGTRNIVQIETRNAGSLHSSGRGAGGPETATAVLSDVGRLPPL, via the coding sequence ATGCGTCTCGCGATTCTCGGCGCCGGTGACGTCGGCCGTTCGGTCGCCGACCTCGCGGGCGAGTACGGTCACGAGGTCGTCGCCATCGCCGACTCGACGGACGCCGCGACCGATCCCAACGGCATCGCCGTCGCGGACGTCCTCGAGCGTAAGGTCGGCGGTGAGGCGCTCGGTACCCGCGATCCCGGGGCCGTCTTCGAAACGGACTACGACGTCCTCGTCGAGGCGACGCCGACGACGCTCGACGACGCCGAGCCCGGCTTTTCGCACGTCCGGCGCGCGCTCGAGGACGACCGCCACGTCGTCCTCGCGAACAAGGGCCCGGTGGCCGAGCGGTACGCGGAACTCCGCGCGCTCGAATCGGAGAGCGCCGGCTCGATCCGGTTCGAGGCGACCGTCGGCGGTGCGATCCCGATCCTCTCGACGATCGAGGACTGTACGCCACAGGCGGTCACCGCGGTCCGCGGGGTCTTGAACGGCACCGCGAACTTCATTCTCACTCGGATGGCCGCCGAGGGCCTCGACTACGAGCACGTCCTCGCGGAGGCCCAGGACCTGGGCGTCGCCGAGGCCGATCCGACGTTCGACGTCGACGGCACCGACGCCGCACTGAAGTTCGTCATCCTGGCCAACGTACTGGCCGACGGCGGCTTCGCACTCGACGACGCGACGGTCGAGGGCATCCAGACCATCCCCGGCAGCGCGCTCGACCTCGCCGCGGAGGACGGCCGCACGATCAGGCTCATCGGCGAAGCGACCCGCGACGGCGTTCGCGTCGGACCGCGGCTCGTCGCCGAAAACGGCGCTCTCGCCGTGTCCGGCACCCGAAACATCGTCCAGATAGAAACCCGCAACGCCGGGTCGCTCCACTCGAGCGGTCGCGGCGCTGGTGGGCCGGAGACGGCGACCGCGGTGCTCTCCGACGTCGGCCGCCTCCCGCCCCTGTAA
- a CDS encoding amino acid-binding protein — translation MGDGPESDEDDPDAETDGGVRAYTVRLELVDEPGELLRALTPIADSGGNLLSIHHERGNITPRGHIPVEVDLECPPDRFDGIVQALRDAGVNVIQAGEEHYGEEVNVVLVGHLVETDLSNTLSRIEDEADAVVLDLSLAAPDGTAGVASARARLAIDSGRSAEALAAIRSIGTDKDLTVVEPLLGGEA, via the coding sequence ATGGGTGACGGACCCGAATCCGACGAGGACGATCCCGACGCCGAGACCGACGGCGGCGTGCGCGCCTATACCGTCCGACTCGAACTCGTCGACGAGCCCGGCGAATTACTTCGCGCGCTCACACCGATCGCCGACAGCGGCGGCAATCTGCTGAGCATCCACCACGAACGCGGCAACATTACGCCTCGCGGGCACATCCCCGTCGAGGTCGACCTCGAGTGTCCCCCGGACCGCTTCGACGGCATCGTTCAGGCGCTGCGCGACGCCGGCGTCAACGTCATTCAGGCCGGCGAAGAACACTACGGCGAGGAAGTAAACGTCGTGCTGGTCGGACACCTCGTCGAGACCGACCTCTCGAACACGCTCTCTCGGATCGAAGACGAGGCCGACGCCGTCGTTCTCGACCTCTCGCTGGCCGCCCCGGACGGGACTGCGGGTGTCGCGAGCGCTCGCGCCCGGCTGGCGATCGACTCCGGTCGGTCGGCGGAGGCGCTCGCAGCCATCCGTTCGATCGGGACGGACAAGGATCTGACCGTTGTCGAACCCCTGCTGGGAGGTGAGGCCTGA
- a CDS encoding NifU family protein, with product MTDSDDDPSLRERVEAWLAREMPIIQMHGGTSAVRAADPETGEVVIELGGGCTGCSVSDVTTGNIEAELITWPEIETVTVRVPDARDSLGGPDQPESIMGVDRTEGGRGDWGSSNPGKDHL from the coding sequence ATGACCGATTCCGACGACGATCCGTCCCTCCGGGAACGCGTCGAGGCGTGGTTGGCACGCGAGATGCCGATCATCCAGATGCACGGTGGAACCAGCGCGGTGCGAGCGGCCGACCCCGAGACCGGGGAGGTCGTCATCGAACTCGGCGGCGGATGTACGGGGTGTTCGGTCAGCGACGTCACGACGGGTAACATCGAGGCCGAACTCATCACCTGGCCGGAAATCGAGACGGTCACGGTCCGAGTGCCCGACGCGCGCGACAGTCTCGGCGGACCGGACCAGCCCGAGTCGATCATGGGAGTCGACCGTACCGAAGGCGGCCGCGGCGACTGGGGATCGTCGAATCCGGGAAAAGACCACCTGTGA